The following proteins come from a genomic window of Novosphingobium sp. P6W:
- a CDS encoding transglycosylase domain-containing protein, whose translation MELSGHVIADSAQPVTPAAPESVAPLAKPRWSRWKRVKLAFAAALFLVFVTIGYLAVTAPLSKSLQPIAPPEITLLAADGTPIARNGAITDSPVDVSKLPPHVVHAFLAIEDRRFYSHWGVDPRGIARAAWSNLTGGSTQGGSTITQQLAKFTFLTAERSLTRKARELLIAFWLEGWLTKDEILERYLSNAYFGDNTYGLRAASLHYFHRQPEKLTEGQGALLAGLMKAPSRLAPTNNFALSQKRMRLVLQTMVEAGYLTQQQAKAVPTPRLDVRDRSELPTGTYFADWALPQARQIEAAGYAGQTYRTTLDSRLQAAAHRAIRQAGAGKAQVALVAMRRNGEVVAMVGGRDYSASPFNRVTQARRQPGSTFKLFVYLAALKAGMSPDDTLPNTPIEAGSYRPQNAGGAYSPTITLEDAFAHSSNVAAVRLFSKVGDEAVIDMARRLGVSSPLPAGDPSLALGTASMTLLELTSAYAGVAANSFPVAPRAFPVPEAGWFDWLLDGKRSLSSRNHDAIEGMLRATINRGTGHAAMLRGPNFGKTGTSQENRDALFVGYSGDLVVGVWVGNDDNSPLKGVSGGTIPARIWRDFMRDALGERPVPSRPKAADPDGPVQPLDVPEIGDIPVGDDSHVRIEDGQAVISTKFGGVPLDVQIDGQGLRVNPGAPAPASAPASSSPGP comes from the coding sequence ATGGAGCTTTCTGGACACGTCATTGCCGATTCCGCCCAGCCGGTTACGCCTGCCGCGCCGGAATCGGTCGCGCCTCTGGCCAAGCCCCGCTGGTCCCGTTGGAAACGGGTCAAGCTGGCCTTCGCGGCGGCGCTTTTCCTCGTGTTCGTCACGATAGGCTATTTGGCTGTCACGGCACCGTTGTCGAAGTCGTTGCAGCCGATCGCGCCGCCGGAAATCACGCTGCTTGCCGCAGACGGCACCCCGATCGCGCGCAATGGGGCGATTACCGATTCGCCGGTCGATGTGTCGAAACTGCCGCCGCACGTCGTCCATGCATTTCTCGCGATCGAGGACCGGCGCTTCTACAGCCACTGGGGCGTCGATCCGCGCGGCATCGCCCGCGCCGCGTGGAGCAACCTGACCGGAGGCAGCACACAAGGCGGCAGCACGATCACGCAGCAGCTCGCCAAGTTCACTTTTCTCACTGCCGAACGCTCGTTGACGCGCAAGGCGCGCGAATTGCTGATCGCCTTCTGGCTTGAGGGATGGCTGACAAAAGACGAGATTCTGGAACGTTACCTCTCGAATGCATACTTCGGTGATAACACCTATGGCCTGCGCGCCGCATCGCTCCACTACTTCCATCGCCAGCCTGAAAAGCTGACCGAGGGGCAGGGGGCTTTGCTCGCAGGGTTGATGAAGGCGCCTTCGCGGCTTGCACCGACCAACAATTTTGCGCTTTCGCAAAAGCGGATGCGGCTGGTGCTTCAGACCATGGTCGAGGCGGGTTACCTGACGCAGCAGCAGGCCAAGGCTGTTCCCACGCCCCGCCTCGACGTGCGTGACCGCAGCGAGCTGCCGACGGGGACTTACTTCGCCGACTGGGCACTGCCCCAGGCCCGCCAGATCGAGGCCGCCGGCTATGCCGGGCAGACTTATCGCACCACGCTCGATTCGCGCCTGCAGGCTGCCGCACACCGGGCGATCCGGCAGGCCGGGGCGGGCAAGGCGCAAGTGGCGCTGGTGGCGATGCGCCGGAACGGAGAGGTCGTGGCGATGGTCGGCGGGCGCGACTATTCGGCCAGCCCGTTCAACCGCGTCACCCAGGCACGCCGCCAGCCGGGCTCGACGTTCAAGCTGTTCGTCTACCTTGCGGCGCTCAAGGCGGGAATGTCGCCGGACGATACGCTTCCCAATACTCCGATCGAGGCCGGTTCCTATCGTCCGCAGAACGCAGGCGGCGCTTATTCGCCCACGATCACGCTGGAGGATGCCTTTGCGCACTCCAGCAATGTCGCGGCAGTGCGCTTGTTCTCCAAGGTCGGGGACGAGGCGGTCATCGACATGGCGCGGCGCCTTGGCGTTTCTTCGCCTTTGCCGGCCGGCGATCCCAGCCTTGCGCTGGGCACGGCCAGCATGACGCTGCTGGAATTGACTTCGGCCTATGCCGGGGTTGCAGCGAACAGCTTCCCGGTCGCACCGCGCGCCTTCCCGGTGCCCGAGGCGGGCTGGTTCGACTGGCTGCTCGATGGCAAGCGCAGTCTGTCCTCGCGCAATCATGATGCGATAGAAGGAATGCTGCGCGCCACGATCAATCGCGGCACCGGCCATGCCGCAATGCTGCGCGGGCCGAATTTCGGCAAGACCGGCACCAGCCAGGAGAACCGCGACGCGCTGTTCGTAGGCTATTCGGGCGATCTCGTCGTTGGCGTGTGGGTTGGCAATGATGACAACTCGCCGCTCAAGGGCGTTTCTGGCGGGACCATACCTGCGCGGATATGGCGGGACTTCATGCGCGATGCCTTGGGCGAGAGGCCTGTGCCGTCGCGGCCCAAAGCGGCCGATCCCGATGGACCCGTGCAACCGCTCGACGTGCCCGAGATCGGCGATATCCCGGTGGGAGACGACAGCCATGTGCGCATCGAGGACGGGCAGGCAGTAATCAGTACCAAGTTCGGCGGGGTGCCGCTCGATGTGCAGATCGACGGACAGGGGCTGCGGGTCAATCCGGGCGCGCCGGCTCCAGCCTCAGCACCAGCCTCGTCGTCACCGGGCCCCTGA
- a CDS encoding mechanosensitive ion channel family protein, with amino-acid sequence MSVSTTPSSAPAAHAVPDVSAQLRDIWGSSLSWFQAYWLQIIIAGVIAVTIVTALYALRRLGTKLCRPERGRADWLVVVGRVVSKTTNYFIIMVAIRAVDGYAQTPPTLDRFITFFFTLAAVIQGAIWAREFILGAIEHRTSAEHFQGEAIINAMGLIRLLVSVVVFAVAIVVLLDNLGVNVTGLVAGLGVGGIAIGLAAQGIFADLFAALAIIFDRPFSKGDQISFGTSSGVIEAIGLKSTRIRAYTGELRIIANKNLLDKEILNVSGRDHIRLPFTIGVAYETPPETLARVPDILKELVEAEGGKPARAGFESFGASSLDFSLLVDVPGRDWAIAHPLRDRLVVAIMKRFAAEGISIPYPTQTTFTAAPDGTIIMPYAEKAEACD; translated from the coding sequence ATGAGCGTAAGTACGACCCCGAGTTCCGCCCCCGCCGCCCATGCGGTCCCCGACGTTTCCGCCCAGCTTCGCGATATTTGGGGATCCAGCCTCTCCTGGTTCCAGGCCTACTGGCTGCAGATAATCATCGCTGGCGTAATCGCAGTCACTATCGTCACCGCACTCTACGCGCTGCGGCGGCTGGGTACCAAGTTGTGCCGTCCCGAGCGTGGCCGCGCCGACTGGCTGGTGGTCGTCGGGCGCGTCGTTTCCAAGACGACAAATTACTTCATCATCATGGTCGCGATCCGCGCGGTGGATGGGTACGCACAGACCCCGCCCACGCTTGACCGGTTCATCACGTTCTTCTTCACCCTTGCCGCGGTGATACAGGGCGCGATCTGGGCGCGTGAGTTCATTCTGGGCGCCATCGAGCACCGAACCTCTGCCGAACATTTCCAGGGCGAGGCGATCATCAATGCGATGGGGCTTATCCGTCTGCTGGTCAGCGTGGTGGTCTTCGCGGTGGCGATTGTCGTGCTGCTCGACAATCTGGGCGTCAACGTAACCGGCCTCGTCGCGGGCCTTGGCGTTGGCGGTATTGCCATCGGCCTTGCTGCGCAGGGCATCTTCGCGGACCTTTTCGCGGCTCTGGCGATCATCTTCGACCGCCCGTTCAGCAAGGGCGACCAGATCAGTTTCGGCACAAGCTCGGGCGTAATCGAGGCTATCGGCCTGAAGTCGACGCGTATCCGGGCCTATACCGGCGAGCTGCGGATCATCGCCAACAAGAACCTGCTCGACAAGGAAATCCTCAACGTCAGCGGGCGCGACCACATCCGTCTGCCTTTCACCATCGGCGTTGCGTACGAAACCCCGCCCGAGACGCTGGCGCGGGTCCCCGACATTCTGAAGGAACTGGTCGAGGCCGAAGGCGGCAAGCCCGCGCGGGCCGGGTTCGAAAGCTTTGGCGCCAGTTCGCTGGATTTCTCGCTGCTGGTCGACGTGCCGGGACGAGACTGGGCAATAGCGCATCCGCTGCGCGATCGCCTGGTGGTGGCGATCATGAAGCGCTTTGCAGCGGAAGGCATCTCGATACCTTACCCGACGCAGACTACGTTTACCGCTGCGCCCGATGGCACCATCATCATGCCTTATGCAGAGAAGGCCGAAGCCTGCGACTAA
- a CDS encoding FdhF/YdeP family oxidoreductase — protein MSDDQTAERNVEGVGDYNGPAGGWGALKAVARTVAEQMKASPDTRALLQMNQPDGFDCPGCAWPDPKHTSSFEFCENGAKAVTWEATVKRVDPGFFAQHTATELWGWSDHQLEDAGRLTEPLRYDPETDHYIPITWDEAFARAGAALQALDHADRAEFYCSGRASNEAAFLYQLFAREFGTNNFPDCSNMCHEATSTGLPKSIGIGKGTVTLEDFETTDAIFCIGHNPGTNHPRMLGTLAEASKRGVPIIVANPMRERGLERFKSPQHPTEMLSTHSTPLASAYHQVRIGGDMAMLKGMMKALFALEEAEGGVLDHAFIAEHTEGIDALRADIAGTSWTWIEGQSRLTREAIESMAAVYSGAERVIVCYGMGITQHSHGTQNVQAIANLLLLRGNFGKAGAGICPLRGHSNVQGDRTVGITELPAEDMLERLDAAFGITSPRKHGHNAVEALMAMHEGESKALISLGGNLAVAMPDPEACFAAVRGLDLSVNILTKFNRTCLLTAKDTLVLPCLGRTELDVQAAGPQWVTVEDSMSMVHASRGKLKPPGPQVRSEPAIVAGLAAAAMPHTKVDWAGLVADYDRIRDGIEAVYPDFHDFNLRVREPGGFRLTIAPDNRVWKTPSGKAQFFVHPHVEESMQGQPLLLTTIRSHDQYNTTIYSLDDRYRGVTGRRDVIFANEVDLAMLGLAHGDRVDVTTPAGRTLKGFTVIRHAIARGSLAAYYPEANCLVPLDDFDPASGTPSYKSIPVRIDAAA, from the coding sequence TTGTCCGATGACCAAACTGCGGAACGGAACGTCGAAGGCGTCGGCGATTACAACGGCCCGGCCGGTGGCTGGGGCGCGCTCAAGGCGGTAGCGCGCACGGTTGCCGAGCAGATGAAAGCCAGCCCCGATACGCGGGCTCTGCTACAGATGAACCAGCCCGATGGGTTCGATTGCCCCGGCTGCGCTTGGCCCGATCCCAAGCACACGTCCTCGTTCGAATTCTGCGAGAACGGCGCCAAGGCCGTAACCTGGGAAGCGACTGTCAAACGGGTCGACCCCGGCTTTTTCGCCCAGCATACCGCCACCGAACTGTGGGGCTGGAGCGATCATCAGCTGGAAGACGCTGGCCGCCTTACCGAACCGCTGCGTTACGATCCCGAAACCGACCACTACATACCGATCACCTGGGACGAGGCGTTCGCCCGCGCCGGGGCTGCATTGCAGGCGCTCGACCACGCCGACCGGGCCGAGTTCTACTGCTCGGGCCGCGCGTCGAACGAAGCGGCTTTCCTCTACCAGCTGTTTGCGCGCGAATTCGGGACCAACAACTTCCCCGACTGCTCGAACATGTGCCACGAGGCTACCAGCACCGGCCTGCCCAAGTCGATCGGCATCGGCAAGGGCACGGTGACGCTGGAAGATTTCGAGACCACTGACGCCATCTTCTGCATCGGCCACAACCCCGGCACCAATCACCCCCGTATGCTGGGTACGCTGGCCGAGGCTTCGAAGCGCGGCGTGCCGATCATCGTCGCCAACCCGATGCGCGAGCGCGGGTTGGAGCGGTTCAAGTCTCCGCAACACCCCACCGAAATGCTGTCGACCCATTCCACCCCGCTCGCCTCGGCTTACCATCAGGTGCGGATCGGCGGCGACATGGCGATGCTCAAGGGCATGATGAAGGCCCTGTTCGCGCTGGAGGAGGCCGAAGGCGGCGTCCTCGACCATGCCTTCATAGCCGAGCATACCGAAGGCATCGATGCCCTTCGCGCCGATATCGCGGGCACATCCTGGACCTGGATCGAGGGACAATCACGCCTCACGCGGGAAGCGATCGAGAGCATGGCGGCGGTCTATTCCGGGGCGGAGCGGGTGATCGTATGCTACGGCATGGGCATCACACAGCACAGCCACGGCACCCAGAACGTGCAGGCCATCGCCAACCTGCTGCTGCTGCGCGGAAACTTCGGCAAAGCGGGCGCCGGCATCTGCCCCCTTCGCGGCCACAGCAACGTGCAGGGCGACCGCACCGTGGGCATCACCGAACTTCCGGCCGAAGACATGCTGGAGCGGCTTGATGCGGCTTTCGGCATTACCAGCCCGCGCAAGCATGGCCACAATGCCGTAGAGGCGCTGATGGCGATGCATGAGGGCGAATCCAAGGCCCTGATCTCGCTTGGCGGCAACCTCGCCGTCGCCATGCCCGATCCCGAAGCGTGCTTCGCGGCAGTGCGCGGGCTGGACCTCTCGGTGAATATCCTCACCAAGTTCAACCGCACCTGCCTGCTCACTGCAAAGGATACGCTGGTGCTGCCGTGCCTGGGCCGCACCGAATTGGACGTGCAGGCTGCCGGACCGCAATGGGTTACGGTGGAGGACAGCATGTCGATGGTTCACGCATCGCGCGGGAAGCTGAAGCCGCCGGGGCCGCAGGTCCGCTCCGAACCTGCAATCGTTGCAGGGCTGGCAGCGGCGGCCATGCCGCATACGAAGGTGGACTGGGCCGGGCTGGTGGCCGACTACGACCGCATCCGCGACGGGATCGAGGCGGTTTACCCCGACTTTCACGACTTCAACTTGCGTGTGCGCGAACCGGGTGGCTTTCGCCTGACCATCGCCCCTGACAACCGCGTGTGGAAGACGCCGAGTGGCAAAGCGCAGTTCTTCGTCCATCCCCATGTGGAGGAAAGCATGCAGGGGCAGCCGCTGCTGCTCACCACCATCCGCAGCCACGACCAGTACAACACCACGATCTACAGCCTGGACGACCGCTATCGCGGCGTCACCGGGCGGCGCGACGTGATCTTCGCCAACGAGGTGGACCTGGCGATGCTGGGACTGGCGCATGGCGACCGGGTGGACGTGACCACGCCCGCCGGCCGCACTCTGAAAGGCTTCACGGTGATCCGTCATGCCATCGCCCGCGGATCGCTGGCGGCTTACTATCCCGAGGCGAATTGCCTGGTGCCGCTCGATGATTTCGACCCGGCCAGCGGGACGCCGTCCTACAAGTCCATCCCCGTAAGGATCGACGCGGCAGCCTAG
- a CDS encoding metal/formaldehyde-sensitive transcriptional repressor, translating into MGHLSDNNQPLIMRVRRMIGQLQAVERALVGGEDCAKTLLLSAAVRGAVNGFIDELIEDHLRTHVAAPELTQKERDEGMQAVITAIRRYAK; encoded by the coding sequence ATGGGCCATCTTAGCGACAACAATCAGCCATTGATCATGCGGGTACGCCGCATGATCGGCCAGTTGCAGGCAGTCGAGCGGGCGCTCGTCGGCGGAGAGGACTGCGCCAAGACGCTGCTGCTGAGCGCGGCTGTACGCGGCGCGGTCAACGGCTTCATCGACGAACTGATCGAAGATCATCTGCGCACGCACGTCGCCGCCCCCGAACTCACCCAGAAAGAACGTGACGAAGGCATGCAGGCGGTGATCACTGCGATCCGTCGCTACGCGAAATGA
- the dmeF gene encoding CDF family Co(II)/Ni(II) efflux transporter DmeF, whose product MASLPQTDPLSHAHDFLGASHDDNARRTRWVVILTAVMMVGEIIAGYATGSMALLADGFHMATHAGALTVAAAAYAYARRHSNDPAFSFGTGKVGDLAGFASALVLAIFATGIGVESVNRLLHPGAVAFGEATVVAVLGLLVNIASALLLSGDHHHGHHHEHGHDHGHGDNNLRSAYLHVIADALTSVLAIAALLCGRYLGWTWLDPVMGIVGAVVIARWSWSLMKDTAGVLLDRTDRHVAQEVREAVEGPGDARITDLHVWRIGPDAHAAIIAAKTPLDEAELRRRLTPVHELRHVSIERY is encoded by the coding sequence ATGGCATCCCTTCCCCAGACCGACCCGCTTTCGCACGCCCACGACTTTCTGGGTGCATCGCATGACGACAACGCGCGCCGTACGCGCTGGGTTGTGATCCTGACCGCTGTCATGATGGTGGGAGAGATCATCGCCGGCTATGCGACCGGGTCGATGGCCCTGCTGGCGGACGGGTTCCACATGGCCACCCACGCCGGCGCGCTGACCGTGGCGGCGGCGGCTTATGCCTATGCCCGGCGCCATTCAAATGACCCTGCCTTCAGCTTCGGCACCGGCAAAGTGGGTGATCTCGCGGGCTTCGCCTCGGCTCTGGTTCTGGCGATCTTCGCAACCGGGATCGGCGTGGAATCGGTCAACCGCCTGCTGCACCCCGGCGCCGTGGCATTTGGCGAGGCGACGGTGGTGGCGGTTCTGGGCCTGCTGGTGAACATCGCCAGCGCCCTCCTGCTCTCCGGCGACCATCACCACGGACATCATCATGAGCATGGCCACGATCATGGACACGGCGACAACAACCTTCGCTCGGCCTACCTCCACGTCATTGCCGATGCGCTGACGTCGGTTCTGGCGATCGCGGCGCTGCTTTGCGGCCGTTACCTTGGCTGGACCTGGCTGGACCCGGTGATGGGCATCGTCGGCGCTGTGGTAATCGCCCGCTGGTCATGGTCGCTGATGAAAGACACCGCCGGCGTCCTGCTCGACCGTACCGACCGTCACGTCGCGCAGGAAGTGCGCGAGGCGGTCGAAGGACCGGGCGACGCGCGCATCACCGACCTGCACGTATGGCGCATCGGCCCCGACGCCCACGCTGCGATCATCGCCGCAAAAACGCCGCTGGACGAGGCCGAACTGCGCCGCCGTCTGACACCGGTGCACGAATTGCGTCACGTCTCGATCGAAAGGTACTGA